The Uruburuella testudinis genome window below encodes:
- a CDS encoding amidase, whose protein sequence is MQFHEYCRYDAVGLAQLIRCGEVAADEVLQAALARLDEVNPLLNLAAQDCRGRAQVWRMPSENAPLAGVPFVLKDLLADWQGVPTLSGSRMMRGHIAPCNSYLVDAYERAGLRIFAKTTVPEWGLMPYTESELHGISRNPWDVSHTPGGSSGGAAAAVAAGVVPAAHGSDGGGSIRIPAHNCGLFGLKPSRGRTDSGPLLNEGWQGMVGEHVLSRSVRDSALLLDIAAQTQKHALYACPKAEISFSDGLKQPLRRLKIAYCRQPWLGGSVDEATQAAFAHSLKLLADAGHELEEAAPAFADAETLGRAMLVLVAAEAAKIRLRVGQAFGRKITYQEAEPATWALMAYGSQIGAAEALWSRDVMLAQRRAAMVFHQRYDVLATPVCPVLTPKVGALAVPPEQLRISRLLLGRMNWSRLLKHNAWVDRQSLKALQYIGFTAPFNMSGQPAMSVPLYWHENRLPVGTQFAAAHGNEQLLLQLAAELEQIQPWADKIAPL, encoded by the coding sequence GTGCAGTTTCATGAATACTGTCGATACGATGCCGTCGGCTTGGCGCAGTTAATCCGTTGCGGCGAGGTGGCTGCCGATGAAGTGTTGCAGGCGGCACTGGCGCGTTTGGATGAAGTCAACCCGTTGTTGAATCTGGCGGCGCAAGATTGCCGCGGGCGGGCGCAGGTATGGCGGATGCCGTCTGAAAATGCACCGCTTGCCGGGGTGCCGTTTGTGTTGAAAGATTTGCTGGCCGACTGGCAGGGTGTGCCCACTTTGTCGGGCTCACGCATGATGCGCGGCCATATCGCGCCGTGCAACAGTTATCTGGTGGATGCTTATGAGCGTGCCGGCTTGCGTATTTTTGCCAAAACCACCGTGCCGGAGTGGGGCTTGATGCCCTACACCGAATCTGAGCTGCACGGCATCAGCCGCAATCCGTGGGATGTGTCGCATACGCCCGGCGGCAGTAGCGGCGGCGCGGCGGCTGCGGTGGCGGCCGGGGTAGTGCCGGCGGCGCACGGCAGCGATGGCGGCGGTTCGATCCGCATTCCCGCCCACAACTGCGGTTTGTTCGGCCTCAAGCCCAGCCGCGGCCGCACCGACAGCGGCCCGTTGCTGAATGAGGGCTGGCAGGGCATGGTCGGCGAACATGTGCTCAGCCGTAGCGTGCGCGACAGCGCCCTGCTGCTGGATATTGCCGCGCAAACGCAGAAGCATGCGCTCTATGCCTGCCCCAAGGCTGAAATATCGTTTTCAGACGGCCTCAAGCAACCGCTTCGCCGTTTGAAAATTGCCTACTGCCGACAGCCGTGGTTGGGCGGCAGCGTGGATGAAGCTACACAGGCTGCGTTTGCGCACAGTCTGAAATTATTGGCCGATGCCGGTCATGAGCTGGAAGAAGCCGCCCCTGCTTTTGCCGATGCGGAAACATTGGGTCGGGCGATGTTGGTGCTGGTGGCGGCAGAAGCGGCCAAAATCCGCCTTCGAGTCGGCCAGGCGTTCGGGCGTAAGATAACTTATCAGGAAGCGGAACCGGCCACTTGGGCGCTGATGGCTTACGGCAGCCAGATTGGTGCGGCCGAAGCATTGTGGTCGCGTGATGTGATGCTGGCTCAGCGTCGTGCCGCCATGGTGTTCCATCAACGCTATGATGTGTTGGCCACGCCGGTATGCCCGGTTTTAACGCCGAAAGTGGGGGCTTTGGCCGTGCCGCCGGAGCAGCTGCGGATCAGCCGTTTGCTGTTGGGCAGAATGAATTGGAGCCGGCTGCTGAAACATAACGCATGGGTTGACCGCCAAAGCCTGAAAGCATTGCAGTATATCGGCTTTACCGCGCCGTTTAATATGAGCGGCCAGCCGGCCATGAGCGTGCCGCTTTATTGGCATGAAAACCGTTTGCCGGTGGGCACGCAATTTGCCGCAGCACACGGCAACGAGCAATTGCTGTTACAATTGGCGGCCGAATTGGAACAAATACAGCCGTGGGCGGATAAAATAGCGCCGCTGTAA
- the hisH gene encoding imidazole glycerol phosphate synthase subunit HisH, whose translation MKVAIVDYGMGNLHSVLKSVQAAQKLAGVPAEILLTERPEDVFAADKVIFPGQGAMPDCMGALQKSGLGEAVADGLKNKPFFGICVGAQLLFDRSEEGDTPGLGWFAGEVKRFAPNRLDTHGDKLKVPHMGWNTVHQTQPHPLFADIAQDTRFYFVHSYYFAPADKGIVLGSSDYGQEFACVVGKDNVFATQFHTEKSHDGGLLLLRNFLRWNG comes from the coding sequence ATGAAAGTAGCCATTGTCGATTATGGCATGGGCAATCTGCATTCGGTATTGAAATCGGTGCAGGCAGCGCAAAAGCTGGCCGGTGTGCCTGCCGAAATCTTGTTGACCGAGCGCCCCGAAGACGTGTTTGCCGCCGATAAAGTGATTTTCCCCGGCCAAGGTGCGATGCCCGACTGCATGGGCGCGCTGCAAAAAAGCGGTTTGGGCGAAGCGGTGGCCGACGGCTTGAAAAACAAGCCGTTTTTCGGTATTTGCGTGGGCGCACAGTTGTTGTTCGACCGCAGCGAAGAGGGTGATACCCCCGGCTTGGGCTGGTTTGCCGGCGAGGTCAAACGCTTTGCCCCCAACCGGCTCGATACGCACGGCGACAAGCTCAAAGTGCCGCATATGGGCTGGAACACCGTGCACCAAACGCAGCCGCATCCGCTGTTTGCCGATATCGCACAAGACACCCGCTTTTATTTTGTACACAGCTATTATTTTGCGCCCGCCGATAAAGGCATCGTGTTGGGCAGCAGCGATTACGGGCAAGAATTTGCTTGTGTGGTGGGCAAAGATAATGTGTTTGCCACCCAGTTTCACACGGAAAAAAGCCATGACGGCGGCTTATTGCTGCTGCGTAATTTTTTGCGCTGGAACGGATAA
- a CDS encoding diguanylate cyclase codes for MLEAFVLAFWAIWAGDREIYALTESLGFMILVVLLRTATAFELPHIDLIWGVAMGILWLYVAVAFWLVNRFSRSFAGTMMMSALAAAGYFWLSQHNAALAANWVS; via the coding sequence ATGCTTGAAGCATTTGTTTTGGCCTTTTGGGCCATCTGGGCGGGCGACCGTGAAATTTATGCGCTCACCGAAAGCTTGGGCTTTATGATTTTGGTGGTGTTGCTGCGCACGGCAACAGCTTTCGAGCTGCCGCATATTGATTTGATTTGGGGCGTGGCGATGGGCATTTTATGGCTGTATGTTGCCGTCGCCTTTTGGCTGGTCAACCGCTTTTCCCGCAGCTTTGCCGGCACCATGATGATGTCGGCGCTGGCGGCGGCGGGTTATTTCTGGCTTTCGCAGCACAATGCCGCATTGGCCGCGAATTGGGTGTCTTGA
- the tatC gene encoding twin-arginine translocase subunit TatC has product MSEELQQPTQPLVEHLLELRRRLMWMVGGILLCFLALIPFAQRLYTFVAQPLMATLPAGTSMIAIDVIAPFFVPVKVTLMVAFLLSLPNTLYQMWAFVAPALYQNEKKLITPLVLSSVILFFAGMAFAYYLVFPVIFQFLAGVTPDGVSMTTDIDKYLSFILGMFVAFGATFEVPIVVVLLNRMGVVSREQLKAARPYVIVGAFVVAAVITPPDVISQVLLAVPLIVLYEAGLWFCRFVTPLEKRGGAEAAE; this is encoded by the coding sequence GTGTCTGAAGAATTACAACAACCCACCCAACCGCTGGTTGAACACCTGCTGGAACTGCGCCGCCGCCTGATGTGGATGGTGGGCGGTATTTTACTGTGCTTTCTGGCGCTGATTCCGTTTGCCCAGCGGCTCTATACGTTTGTTGCCCAGCCGCTGATGGCAACTTTGCCCGCGGGCACCAGCATGATTGCCATTGATGTGATTGCACCGTTTTTTGTGCCGGTGAAAGTGACGCTGATGGTGGCTTTTTTGCTGTCGCTGCCCAATACGCTGTATCAGATGTGGGCATTTGTTGCCCCGGCGCTGTATCAGAATGAAAAAAAGCTGATTACACCGCTGGTGCTTTCCAGCGTGATTTTGTTTTTTGCCGGTATGGCGTTTGCCTATTATCTGGTGTTCCCTGTTATTTTTCAGTTTTTGGCGGGGGTAACGCCCGACGGGGTCAGTATGACCACCGATATTGATAAATATCTGTCGTTTATTCTCGGCATGTTTGTGGCTTTTGGCGCCACGTTTGAGGTGCCGATTGTGGTGGTGCTGCTCAACCGCATGGGTGTGGTATCGCGCGAACAGCTTAAAGCCGCACGGCCTTATGTGATTGTGGGCGCGTTTGTGGTGGCGGCGGTTATCACGCCGCCTGATGTGATTTCGCAAGTGTTGCTGGCGGTGCCGCTGATTGTTTTATATGAAGCGGGTTTGTGGTTTTGCCGTTTTGTCACGCCGCTGGAAAAGCGTGGTGGCGCAGAAGCGGCCGAATAA
- a CDS encoding amino acid ABC transporter ATP-binding protein encodes MIEINNVNKWYGDFQVLSECSISIAKGDVVVVCGPSGSGKSTLIKCVNGLEPFQQGEIVIDGTSVGDPKTNLPKLRSRVGMVFQHFELFPHLSITDNLTVAQIKVLGRSKQEAVKKGLAYLDRVGLSAHAHKYPAELSGGQQQRVAIARALSMDPVAMLFDEPTSALDPEMIQEVLDVMVGLAKEGMTMMVVTHEMGFARQVANRVVFMDEGRIVEDCATEAFFGSPRSERAQQFLSKILNH; translated from the coding sequence ATGATTGAAATCAACAATGTGAATAAATGGTATGGTGATTTCCAAGTGCTTTCCGAATGCAGCATCAGCATTGCCAAAGGCGATGTGGTGGTGGTGTGCGGCCCTTCGGGCAGCGGCAAATCGACATTAATCAAATGCGTCAACGGTTTGGAGCCGTTTCAGCAGGGTGAAATTGTGATTGACGGCACCTCGGTGGGCGACCCGAAAACCAATCTGCCCAAGCTGCGCAGCCGTGTGGGCATGGTGTTCCAACATTTTGAGCTGTTTCCGCATCTGAGCATCACCGATAATCTCACCGTGGCACAAATCAAGGTGCTCGGCCGCAGCAAACAGGAAGCCGTTAAAAAAGGGCTGGCCTATCTCGACCGTGTCGGCTTGAGTGCCCATGCGCACAAATACCCCGCCGAGCTTTCAGGCGGCCAGCAGCAGCGGGTGGCGATTGCCCGGGCGCTGAGCATGGATCCGGTAGCGATGTTGTTTGACGAACCCACTTCGGCGCTCGACCCGGAAATGATTCAGGAAGTGCTCGATGTGATGGTGGGTTTGGCCAAAGAAGGCATGACCATGATGGTGGTGACCCATGAGATGGGCTTTGCCCGCCAAGTGGCGAACCGGGTGGTGTTTATGGACGAAGGGCGGATTGTGGAAGACTGCGCCACCGAAGCATTTTTCGGCAGCCCCCGCAGCGAGCGGGCGCAGCAGTTTTTATCGAAAATTCTGAATCATTGA
- the tatB gene encoding Sec-independent protein translocase protein TatB, whose amino-acid sequence MFDFGFSELMLIGVLALIVLGPDRLPKAARSAGNLIGRVQRMVSSVKQELSAQLDMEELRRAKNEFEATADSVRTELKNLGEQTQEELSGIQEELNELSDGLEQRPAWERLPQQRTPADFGVDHKGEPLHSAQDAAWAEYLMPSEAPAPAAHGFQTASLRQQAMRRKRDMRPRYRPKPQLRVRKK is encoded by the coding sequence ATGTTTGATTTTGGCTTTAGCGAGCTGATGCTGATCGGCGTGCTGGCGTTAATTGTGCTCGGCCCCGACAGATTGCCGAAAGCGGCGCGCAGCGCCGGTAATTTGATTGGGCGCGTGCAACGTATGGTCAGCAGCGTGAAGCAGGAGCTGAGTGCGCAGCTGGATATGGAAGAATTGCGCCGTGCCAAAAATGAATTTGAGGCCACGGCTGATTCGGTGCGCACGGAGCTTAAAAATCTCGGCGAGCAGACGCAGGAAGAGTTAAGCGGCATTCAGGAAGAATTAAACGAGCTTTCAGACGGCCTCGAACAACGCCCTGCGTGGGAGCGCCTGCCCCAACAGCGCACACCGGCCGATTTCGGCGTGGATCACAAAGGCGAGCCGCTGCATTCGGCGCAAGATGCTGCGTGGGCAGAATATTTAATGCCGTCTGAAGCGCCGGCACCTGCCGCGCACGGTTTTCAGACGGCCTCGTTGCGCCAGCAGGCCATGCGGCGCAAGCGTGATATGCGCCCGCGCTACCGTCCCAAACCGCAGTTGCGCGTGCGCAAGAAGTGA
- a CDS encoding phosphoribosyl-ATP diphosphatase — MSEVLTQIQNVIDSRKGADPESSYVAQLLHKGEDKILKKVIEEAGEVLMASKDGGGEHLVYETADLWFHSMVLLAHHGLHVEEVVSELARRQGLSGLAEKAARQDG, encoded by the coding sequence ATGAGCGAAGTATTGACGCAGATTCAGAATGTTATCGACAGCCGTAAAGGTGCAGACCCCGAAAGCTCTTATGTGGCACAGTTGCTGCACAAAGGCGAAGACAAGATTCTGAAAAAAGTGATTGAAGAAGCCGGTGAAGTGCTGATGGCTTCGAAAGACGGTGGCGGCGAACATTTGGTGTATGAAACCGCTGATTTGTGGTTTCACAGCATGGTGCTGTTGGCGCACCACGGCCTGCACGTTGAAGAGGTGGTGAGCGAGCTGGCCAGAAGGCAGGGCTTATCGGGGCTGGCTGAAAAAGCGGCGCGACAAGACGGCTGA
- the hisA gene encoding 1-(5-phosphoribosyl)-5-[(5-phosphoribosylamino)methylideneamino]imidazole-4-carboxamide isomerase, with protein sequence MLLIPAIDLKEGSCVRLKQGLMDQATVFSDRPAEMGMHWFKQGARRLHLVDLDGAFAGKPKNLEAISAILAAVGKEIPVQLGGGIRDLATIEKYLDLGLTDVIIGTAAVKKPQFVREACKEFAGRIIVGLDAKEGMVAIDGWATVTEHRVIDLSKQFEDDGVNSIIYTDIGRDGMMSGVNIEATVKLAEAVAIPVIASGGLTNLDDIRALCAVESSGVAGAITGRAIYEGSINFAEAQKLADELAAVV encoded by the coding sequence ATGTTACTTATCCCCGCAATCGATTTGAAAGAAGGCAGCTGCGTGCGCCTGAAGCAAGGCCTGATGGATCAGGCCACTGTGTTTTCCGACCGGCCCGCCGAGATGGGCATGCACTGGTTCAAACAGGGCGCCCGCCGCTTGCATTTGGTTGATTTGGATGGCGCATTTGCGGGAAAACCGAAAAACCTCGAAGCCATCAGCGCCATTTTGGCAGCAGTGGGCAAAGAAATTCCCGTGCAATTGGGCGGCGGTATCCGCGATTTGGCTACTATTGAAAAATATCTCGATTTGGGGCTGACCGATGTGATTATCGGCACTGCCGCGGTGAAAAAACCTCAATTCGTGCGTGAAGCCTGCAAGGAATTCGCCGGCCGCATCATTGTCGGCCTTGATGCCAAAGAAGGCATGGTGGCGATTGACGGTTGGGCCACGGTAACCGAGCACCGTGTGATTGATTTGAGCAAGCAGTTTGAAGACGACGGTGTCAACAGCATCATCTACACCGATATCGGCCGCGACGGCATGATGAGCGGCGTGAATATCGAAGCCACCGTCAAGCTGGCTGAAGCGGTGGCGATTCCGGTAATTGCTTCAGGCGGCCTCACCAATCTGGATGATATCCGTGCCTTGTGTGCAGTAGAATCGAGCGGTGTGGCCGGCGCGATTACCGGCCGCGCGATTTACGAGGGCAGCATTAACTTTGCCGAAGCGCAAAAACTGGCCGACGAATTGGCCGCTGTGGTATAA
- the hisI gene encoding phosphoribosyl-AMP cyclohydrolase, with protein sequence MDNNALLADVKFDSQGLVCAIAQDAQTLRVLMVAWMNADALQQTAATGFAHYYSRSRQKQWMKGEESGHTQKVRELRLDCDGDAVIMLIEQKGGIACHTGRESCFYRVWRDGAWQIVDAVMKNEQEIYGSSHH encoded by the coding sequence ATGGATAACAACGCTTTATTGGCAGATGTGAAATTCGACAGCCAAGGGTTGGTGTGCGCCATTGCACAAGATGCGCAAACGCTGCGGGTATTGATGGTGGCGTGGATGAACGCCGACGCGCTGCAACAAACCGCCGCCACCGGTTTTGCCCACTATTACAGCCGCTCGCGCCAAAAGCAGTGGATGAAAGGCGAAGAATCGGGGCACACCCAGAAAGTGCGCGAGCTGCGTTTGGATTGTGACGGCGATGCGGTGATTATGCTGATTGAGCAAAAAGGCGGCATCGCCTGCCATACCGGCCGTGAAAGCTGCTTTTACCGCGTGTGGCGTGACGGCGCGTGGCAGATTGTGGATGCGGTGATGAAAAACGAACAGGAAATTTACGGCAGCAGCCACCATTGA
- a CDS encoding histidine triad nucleotide-binding protein: MSDCIFCKIADKQIPAAVVYEDGDMLCFKDIQPAAPVHLLLIPKKHIDSLAHVQAEDGGLMAKMMLKVPEIAEANGLTHGFKTQINTGKGGGQEVFHLHIHILGRPA, translated from the coding sequence ATGAGCGACTGTATTTTCTGCAAAATAGCCGACAAGCAAATTCCTGCTGCGGTGGTGTATGAAGACGGCGACATGTTGTGTTTTAAAGACATCCAGCCTGCCGCGCCCGTACATCTGCTGCTGATTCCGAAAAAGCATATTGATTCGCTGGCACATGTGCAGGCGGAAGATGGCGGTTTGATGGCGAAAATGATGCTGAAAGTGCCTGAAATCGCCGAAGCCAACGGTTTGACACACGGTTTTAAAACCCAAATCAACACCGGCAAGGGCGGCGGGCAGGAAGTGTTTCACCTGCACATCCATATTTTGGGGCGCCCGGCTTAA
- a CDS encoding sulfite exporter TauE/SafE family protein, with amino-acid sequence MDLNLYQYLLLGVLGIAAGIVNMMAGGGSNLILPVLMMFGVPADIANGSNRVGVLLQSVSGLSGFRKAGKLPTEDLTAILWPTLIGGLCGALVASFAPVAVLKPMLLITMLSVAAFTFFKPSALVHQPGVLPVKVADNPKSRIALWLVGLYGGFVQAGAGFVMLPVLAGMLRYDLVRANALKVFCTLGFTLVSLAIFIWRGQVWWDIGLVLAVGSIIGAKIGVKTAISLKPETLRWILFVMTLVAVLMALWK; translated from the coding sequence ATGGATTTAAACCTTTACCAATACCTGCTGCTCGGCGTGCTGGGCATTGCCGCGGGTATCGTCAATATGATGGCAGGCGGCGGCTCCAACCTGATTTTGCCGGTGTTGATGATGTTTGGTGTGCCGGCCGATATCGCCAACGGCAGCAATCGCGTCGGCGTGTTGTTGCAGTCGGTTTCGGGGCTGTCGGGCTTTCGCAAGGCAGGCAAACTGCCGACGGAGGATTTGACGGCGATTTTGTGGCCGACACTGATCGGCGGTTTGTGCGGCGCGTTGGTGGCTTCATTCGCGCCGGTGGCGGTGTTGAAACCGATGCTGCTGATAACCATGTTGTCGGTAGCGGCATTTACCTTTTTCAAACCCTCGGCGCTGGTGCATCAGCCGGGTGTGTTGCCGGTGAAGGTGGCTGATAACCCCAAGTCGCGCATCGCTTTATGGCTGGTGGGTTTGTATGGCGGTTTTGTGCAGGCAGGGGCGGGCTTTGTGATGCTGCCGGTGTTGGCGGGGATGTTGCGCTATGATTTGGTGCGCGCCAATGCATTGAAAGTGTTTTGTACGCTCGGTTTTACGTTGGTATCGCTGGCTATTTTTATCTGGCGCGGGCAAGTGTGGTGGGACATTGGCCTGGTGCTGGCTGTCGGCAGCATCATCGGCGCCAAAATCGGCGTGAAAACCGCCATCAGCCTCAAGCCGGAAACCTTGCGCTGGATTTTGTTTGTGATGACTTTGGTGGCGGTGCTGATGGCGCTGTGGAAATAG
- the tatA gene encoding Sec-independent protein translocase subunit TatA produces the protein MGSFSIWHWVIVLVIVVLVFGTKKLRNVGKDLGGAVHDFKQGLNEGEGDKAKKDVIEHEKDKDENKPV, from the coding sequence ATGGGCAGCTTTTCTATTTGGCATTGGGTGATTGTGTTGGTGATTGTGGTGCTGGTGTTCGGCACCAAGAAACTGCGCAATGTCGGCAAAGATTTGGGTGGTGCGGTGCACGATTTCAAACAGGGCCTGAATGAAGGCGAGGGCGATAAAGCCAAAAAAGATGTGATTGAGCACGAAAAAGACAAAGACGAAAACAAGCCGGTTTAA
- a CDS encoding ABC transporter permease subunit (The N-terminal region of this protein, as described by TIGR01726, is a three transmembrane segment that identifies a subfamily of ABC transporter permease subunits, which specificities that include histidine, arginine, glutamine, glutamate, L-cystine (sic), the opines (in Agrobacterium) octopine and nopaline, etc.), which yields MAFGITELQTAAPGLIGGITTTLEIVVIAVVGGMVIGTLLALARLSPFKVLSWPAALYVNFFRSVPLLLVLIWFYFAVPMMYNWATGRYLTINVAFASCAVAFMVFEAAYFSEVVRAGIQSISKGQVNAAKALGMTYSQTMRLVILPQAFRKMLPLLLQQSIILFQDTTLVFAIGLVDFFRASYVRGDLMGMLTPYILFAGAVYFVVSAVATLGVRRLQKKLRV from the coding sequence ATGGCTTTCGGAATCACAGAATTGCAAACCGCCGCGCCGGGCTTGATCGGCGGCATCACTACCACGCTCGAAATTGTGGTCATCGCGGTGGTGGGCGGCATGGTTATCGGCACGCTGCTGGCTTTGGCGCGTTTGTCGCCGTTTAAGGTTTTATCGTGGCCGGCGGCGCTGTATGTAAACTTTTTCCGTTCGGTGCCGCTGCTGCTGGTGCTGATTTGGTTTTATTTTGCCGTGCCGATGATGTACAACTGGGCGACCGGGCGCTATCTCACCATCAATGTGGCGTTTGCTTCTTGCGCGGTGGCCTTTATGGTGTTTGAAGCGGCTTATTTCTCAGAAGTGGTGCGCGCCGGCATACAGTCTATCTCCAAAGGGCAGGTAAACGCCGCCAAAGCGCTGGGCATGACTTACAGCCAAACCATGCGGCTGGTGATTCTGCCGCAGGCGTTCCGCAAGATGCTGCCGCTGTTGTTGCAGCAAAGCATTATTTTGTTTCAGGATACCACGCTGGTGTTTGCCATCGGCCTGGTGGATTTCTTCCGTGCCTCGTATGTGCGCGGCGATTTGATGGGCATGCTCACGCCGTATATTTTGTTTGCCGGTGCGGTGTATTTTGTGGTGAGCGCGGTGGCGACATTGGGCGTGCGGCGTTTACAGAAAAAATTGCGGGTGTAA
- a CDS encoding DUF2069 domain-containing protein yields MTILKPNYPHWSHTAAVVSLVGLIAVSLAWELWLAPLRPGGSWLALKALPLCLPLAGILKGRVYTFQWTCLLVLAYFAEAVMRLFDVASASRWCAAVALVCSVVLFVSCLAFVKHSRKAVQHV; encoded by the coding sequence ATGACTATTCTTAAACCGAATTACCCACACTGGTCGCACACCGCGGCGGTTGTCAGCCTGGTCGGGCTGATTGCCGTCAGTTTGGCTTGGGAATTGTGGCTGGCTCCTCTGCGCCCGGGCGGGTCGTGGCTGGCCTTGAAAGCCTTGCCTTTATGCCTGCCGCTGGCGGGAATTTTGAAAGGACGGGTGTATACATTTCAGTGGACCTGCCTGCTGGTGCTGGCTTATTTTGCTGAAGCGGTGATGCGGTTGTTTGATGTTGCTTCTGCCAGCCGTTGGTGTGCGGCGGTGGCGTTGGTGTGCAGCGTGGTGTTGTTTGTATCCTGCCTGGCTTTCGTTAAGCACAGCAGAAAGGCGGTGCAGCATGTTTAG
- the hisF gene encoding imidazole glycerol phosphate synthase subunit HisF, whose amino-acid sequence MALAKRIIPCLDVDNGRVVKGVNFVGLRDAGNPVDVAKRYNDEGADELTFLDITASSDNRDTILHVIEEVASQVFIPLTVGGGVRSVADVRRLLNAGADKASINTAAVTHPDLVNEASGFFGSQAIVVAIDAKAVNPENTRWEVFTHGGRKATGIDAVEWALNMQARGAGEILLTSMDRDGTKIGFNLPLTRAISEAVDIPVIASGGVGNVQHLVDGVKEGKADAVLAASIFHFGEVRIHEAKEAMRAAGIEVRL is encoded by the coding sequence ATGGCATTGGCAAAACGCATTATTCCCTGTTTGGATGTAGACAACGGCCGTGTGGTTAAAGGCGTGAATTTCGTCGGCCTGCGCGATGCCGGCAACCCCGTTGATGTGGCCAAGCGCTACAACGATGAGGGGGCGGACGAGCTGACTTTTCTCGACATCACCGCCAGCAGCGACAACCGCGACACCATTTTACACGTGATTGAAGAAGTGGCTTCGCAAGTGTTTATTCCGCTCACCGTCGGCGGCGGTGTGCGCAGCGTGGCCGATGTGCGCCGCCTGCTTAATGCGGGTGCCGACAAAGCCAGCATCAACACCGCTGCGGTTACCCATCCTGATTTGGTTAACGAAGCCAGCGGCTTTTTCGGCTCGCAGGCGATTGTGGTGGCGATTGATGCCAAAGCCGTCAATCCCGAAAATACCCGCTGGGAAGTTTTTACCCACGGCGGCCGCAAAGCCACCGGTATCGATGCGGTGGAATGGGCGCTGAATATGCAGGCGCGCGGCGCCGGTGAAATCCTGCTTACCAGCATGGATCGGGACGGCACCAAAATCGGTTTCAACCTGCCGCTTACCCGCGCCATCAGCGAAGCGGTGGATATTCCCGTGATTGCTTCCGGCGGCGTCGGCAATGTGCAGCATCTGGTTGACGGCGTGAAAGAAGGTAAGGCCGATGCCGTATTGGCGGCGAGCATTTTCCACTTCGGCGAAGTGCGCATCCACGAGGCTAAAGAGGCGATGCGCGCGGCGGGGATTGAAGTGCGTTTGTGA